A region of Methanocorpusculum labreanum Z DNA encodes the following proteins:
- a CDS encoding metallophosphoesterase, translating to MQPEFYAEGPAVLIERQERSLIIADPHFGVEADLHRHGLHFQSATDSRLARLLAVIEQADPDYLIVLGDLKHMIPYVTYQERTEMPEVLRKIRRETEFRLAPGNHDTGLEHYLEKGELLPMNGALIDGTGYFHGHTIPDPALLGHLILCGHHHPVVNIYDTVGCALRGTPGYLLAEIDPSVWGPVPADPTRVLLVPAFYELAGGMDVRLIPGNKISPIAKAILTETGEVFLKDGTYVAPFTELRPDPLEGV from the coding sequence ATGCAGCCGGAATTTTATGCAGAAGGACCCGCCGTCCTCATCGAAAGGCAGGAGCGTTCCCTGATAATAGCCGATCCCCACTTCGGCGTCGAGGCCGACCTCCACCGGCATGGTCTGCATTTCCAGAGTGCCACCGACTCACGTCTCGCAAGACTGCTTGCCGTCATCGAACAGGCCGATCCCGACTATTTGATCGTGCTTGGCGACCTCAAGCACATGATCCCGTACGTCACCTACCAGGAACGAACCGAGATGCCCGAGGTCCTCAGAAAGATCCGGAGAGAAACCGAATTCCGGCTCGCTCCAGGGAATCACGACACCGGGCTTGAACATTATCTCGAAAAGGGCGAGCTTCTTCCGATGAACGGGGCTTTGATCGACGGAACCGGCTATTTTCACGGCCACACGATCCCGGATCCAGCTCTCCTCGGTCATTTGATTTTGTGCGGCCATCATCATCCGGTCGTGAACATCTACGACACCGTCGGATGTGCTCTTCGCGGAACGCCGGGGTATCTTCTTGCCGAGATCGACCCCTCCGTATGGGGCCCGGTACCGGCCGACCCGACCCGGGTTCTACTGGTCCCGGCGTTTTATGAACTGGCAGGGGGGATGGATGTCCGGCTGATCCCGGGCAACAAAATCTCTCCGATCGCAAAAGCGATTTTGACCGAAACGGGTGAGGTGTTCTTAAAAGACGGGACTTACGTTGCTCCGTTCACAGAACTCCGCCCCGATCCTCTGGAGGGAGTATGA
- a CDS encoding replication factor C small subunit translates to MDVSPEIWIEKYRPKNLAEVVGQQDVVERLRSYVATKALPHLLFTGSAGVGKTTCAVALAREMFGDTWNMNFRELNASDERGIDVVRNQIKQFARTAPLGDATFKILFLDEADALTQDAQAALRRTMENYAETCRFILSCNYSSKIIDPIQSRCAIYRFRPLTDEAISEEIARIAKKEGITIDEGAYVAITYVSLGDMRKAINALQGAAIVSDHVTAENIYAITSNAKPQEITDLLARCLEGDFETAERMLHALMYDKGIAPNELLNQLYREISRSETLDRRLKVDLIDHLGEADFRMSEGADADIQMDALLARIVRSGMN, encoded by the coding sequence ATGGATGTCTCCCCCGAAATCTGGATAGAAAAATACCGGCCCAAAAATCTCGCCGAGGTCGTCGGTCAGCAGGATGTCGTCGAAAGGCTCCGTTCCTACGTCGCGACCAAGGCCCTTCCCCACCTCCTATTTACCGGTTCGGCAGGCGTCGGGAAGACCACCTGTGCCGTAGCGTTGGCCCGCGAAATGTTCGGCGATACCTGGAATATGAACTTCCGCGAACTCAACGCCTCGGATGAACGGGGTATCGACGTCGTCAGAAACCAGATCAAACAGTTTGCAAGAACCGCTCCCCTTGGCGATGCAACGTTCAAGATCCTCTTTTTAGACGAAGCGGACGCTCTTACCCAGGATGCCCAGGCCGCCCTTCGCCGGACTATGGAAAACTACGCCGAGACCTGCCGTTTTATCCTCTCATGCAACTACTCCTCGAAAATAATCGACCCCATCCAGTCCCGCTGTGCGATCTACCGGTTCAGACCGCTCACCGACGAGGCAATCTCCGAAGAGATCGCACGGATCGCAAAAAAAGAGGGCATCACCATCGATGAAGGAGCCTATGTCGCGATAACCTACGTCTCGCTTGGAGATATGAGAAAAGCGATCAATGCTCTTCAGGGTGCCGCCATCGTCTCGGATCACGTCACCGCCGAAAACATCTACGCCATCACCTCCAACGCAAAACCCCAGGAGATCACCGACCTCCTCGCCCGCTGCCTCGAGGGTGACTTCGAGACCGCCGAACGTATGCTCCACGCACTGATGTACGACAAAGGCATCGCGCCGAACGAACTCTTGAACCAGCTTTACCGCGAAATCTCGCGTTCCGAGACCCTCGACCGCCGGCTCAAAGTCGATCTGATCGATCACCTCGGCGAAGCCGACTTCCGGATGAGCGAAGGGGCCGACGCCGACATCCAGATGGACGCCCTGCTTGCCCGGATCGTCAGATCAGGCATGAACTAA
- a CDS encoding tetratricopeptide repeat protein, producing MNTDKELFRKGLVLFAARDFSGAAGCFTDALLENPENVNYYYYRGVCYQETGAAGEAISDYTSALSRSPSAYPIRYNRADLFLQAGDLEKARKDFEEILSDAGKDDPHWSALAYLGRGLIRLEEGEIEEAIIDLTAAEDLARLDGDKLLLARIGDELEKSGF from the coding sequence ATGAATACCGACAAAGAGCTTTTCCGGAAGGGTCTCGTTTTGTTTGCGGCCCGGGATTTTTCCGGGGCGGCCGGATGCTTTACGGATGCGCTCTTGGAAAATCCGGAGAATGTGAACTATTATTATTACCGCGGCGTCTGCTATCAGGAGACCGGCGCCGCAGGCGAGGCAATATCCGATTATACGAGTGCTCTTTCCCGCAGCCCGTCCGCATATCCGATCCGGTATAACCGGGCAGATCTTTTTCTGCAGGCCGGCGATCTCGAAAAAGCACGAAAGGATTTCGAGGAGATCCTCAGCGACGCGGGAAAGGATGATCCCCACTGGTCGGCGCTTGCCTATCTCGGCCGCGGTCTGATCAGGCTCGAAGAGGGGGAGATCGAGGAGGCGATCATCGACCTCACGGCCGCGGAGGATCTTGCACGACTTGACGGGGATAAACTGCTGCTCGCAAGAATCGGCGACGAGCTGGAGAAAAGCGGGTTTTAA
- a CDS encoding HEAT repeat domain-containing protein, with product MTSIPPEYLILLRSKEKEDRRLAAEKLGELGPAAIEAVRPLLNDPEWRLRYRAAEIIGFTSDPSGIPLLTPLLSDEKDHVRYMAVKSLGRCGTIELEPIISPMLNDENPFVRRITVGVLSGWKI from the coding sequence ATGACATCAATACCTCCAGAGTATCTCATCCTTCTCCGTTCAAAGGAAAAGGAAGACCGGCGTCTCGCCGCAGAAAAACTCGGGGAGCTTGGTCCGGCAGCGATCGAAGCGGTCCGCCCACTGTTGAACGATCCCGAATGGAGGCTCAGATATCGGGCGGCGGAGATCATCGGATTCACGTCCGATCCGTCAGGAATTCCGCTTTTGACGCCCCTTCTTTCCGACGAAAAGGATCACGTCCGGTATATGGCGGTCAAATCGCTTGGACGCTGCGGCACAATAGAACTCGAGCCGATCATTTCGCCGATGCTCAATGATGAAAATCCGTTCGTCCGGCGGATCACGGTCGGCGTGCTGTCCGGCTGGAAGATATGA
- the cfbA gene encoding sirohydrochlorin nickelochelatase, whose product MSAKGLLLVGHGSRLQYNKELITTTAEMMKESGGDYLIKSCFLEYSNPTVAEGLDLMRSEDLEILIVVPLFLAKGIHILRDIPKILGLEAGKKRGTFTLADGRVVPLVYAEPIGIDPLLAELMLKNAANALTLPEDA is encoded by the coding sequence ATGAGTGCAAAAGGTCTCCTGCTGGTCGGTCACGGAAGTCGGCTCCAGTACAATAAGGAGCTGATCACGACCACCGCCGAGATGATGAAGGAAAGCGGGGGGGATTATCTGATCAAATCCTGTTTCCTCGAATACAGTAATCCTACCGTTGCCGAAGGCCTCGACCTGATGCGTAGCGAGGATCTGGAGATTTTGATCGTCGTCCCGCTGTTTCTCGCAAAAGGGATCCATATACTGCGCGACATTCCAAAGATTCTCGGGCTCGAAGCCGGAAAGAAACGCGGAACCTTTACGCTTGCCGACGGCCGCGTGGTCCCCCTCGTCTACGCTGAACCGATCGGGATCGATCCGCTGTTAGCAGAACTGATGCTCAAGAATGCGGCCAATGCCCTCACTCTTCCGGAGGATGCATGA